One genomic region from Caloenas nicobarica isolate bCalNic1 chromosome 22, bCalNic1.hap1, whole genome shotgun sequence encodes:
- the VAMP3 gene encoding vesicle-associated membrane protein 3 isoform X1: MSANIPGSSNVAAGSNRRLQQTQHQVDEVVDIMRVNVDKVLERDQKLSELDDRADALQAGASQFETSAAKLKRKYWWKNCKMWAILIAVVLIIIIIIIGRNSDQLKVPIFSLSTSDLLHFQPISCCL; encoded by the exons AT GTCAGCCAATATCCCTGGAAGTTCAAATGTGGCTGCTGGCAGTAATCGTCGTCTTCAGCAGACTCAACACCAAGTAGATGAG GTGGTTGACATCATGCGAGTGAATGTGGACAAGGTCCTGGAGCGAGACCAGAAGCTGTCGGAACTGGATGACCGTGCTGATGCGCTGCAAGCAGGAGCTTCCCAGTTTGAGACCAGTGCTGCcaagctgaaaagaaagtatTGGTGGAAGAACTGTAAG ATGTGGGCAATACTGATAGCTGTTGTTCtcattatcatcatcatcattatcg GGAGAAACTCAGATCAACTGAAGGTGCCCATCTTCAGCCTCTCCACGTCAGACCTGCTGCATTTTCAGCCCATTTCCTGCTGTTTATAG
- the VAMP3 gene encoding vesicle-associated membrane protein 3 isoform X2, which translates to MSANIPGSSNVAAGSNRRLQQTQHQVDEVVDIMRVNVDKVLERDQKLSELDDRADALQAGASQFETSAAKLKRKYWWKNCKMWAILIAVVLIIIIIIIVLTVFS; encoded by the exons AT GTCAGCCAATATCCCTGGAAGTTCAAATGTGGCTGCTGGCAGTAATCGTCGTCTTCAGCAGACTCAACACCAAGTAGATGAG GTGGTTGACATCATGCGAGTGAATGTGGACAAGGTCCTGGAGCGAGACCAGAAGCTGTCGGAACTGGATGACCGTGCTGATGCGCTGCAAGCAGGAGCTTCCCAGTTTGAGACCAGTGCTGCcaagctgaaaagaaagtatTGGTGGAAGAACTGTAAG ATGTGGGCAATACTGATAGCTGTTGTTCtcattatcatcatcatcattatcg tCTTGACTGTGTTTTCATGA